The Candidatus Nitrospira nitrificans sequence CGCCAAGGCCCACCACAGCCGGAAACGCCGAGGGCCAGGGCGACGAGCAGGGTACAGGTGCCAAGAGGGAGGCACTTTTGGATGGCGAACGCAATCGAGACCGGCATGCTGACACCTACGCTACACTGGACGATCGGTAAGTGCAACTCTTGCACGCAAGCATCGGCGATCATGCTTAACGGGCTACCGCCATCGGGCCATACAGCGGCCGAGTCGAGGTGGGCTGGATTTGATCTTGCGTTTTCGGTACCGTAGTATCGGTCGAGGACGAATGTATGAATGTTCGACGAATTGTGACCGCATGGGCTACCGGTGTTCTGACCCTCTTTCTACAGATAGGGCTTGCAGCGGCGACCGAAGGCCGGACATCGAAGCCTGAGTCTGTTCCATCAACTTCCCTCAAGCCTGATTTTTCTGCCCTTCCGGCGAAACCATCCAGCGCCAACGGCGATCATAAAACTGCAGAAAAGAGCAAGCCGCCGGCCAACGGTGGCGCTGCGCACCAGCTGGCTCTGTTGCACGCCGTCGTTCCTGAACTTATCGGGAAAGACGGAGCGCCGATGGTGTTGGTTTCGGCGGGCGAGTTTGTGATGGGAAGCGATAAAGGTGATGAAGACGAAGCCCCTGCGCATCGCGTCTACCTCAATGCCTTCTACATCGATAAATTCGAGGTGACGAACGGACGATTCGCCAAATATGTCGAGGCCATTCAGAGCGAGCCTCCGTGGGGATTCACGGACAAGGAGACGCCCGTGATCCATGCCGAACGTCCGGTCCGCTGGGTCAACTGGATGGATGCGATGGGCTATTGCCTCTGGCTGGGGAAACGGCTGCCCACAGAGGCCGAATGGGAAAAGGCGGCACGCGGGACCGATGAACGGACCTATCCGTGGGGAAACGATCCGCCGACTCCGGTGCATGCGGTCTATGGGTTGAAGGAAGGCGGCGCGGAGACGGTGTCGGTCATCGGCAATCACCACATGGGGCAAAGTCCGTATGGTGTGCAGGACCTGGCCGGTAATCTCTATGAATGGGTGCTAGACTGGTACGCCGAGGATTTCTATTCCAGCTTTATCAACAGCCCCGCGATCAATCCCCGCGGTCCCAGCGAAGGAACGACCAAAGTCCAGCGTGGTGGATCCTACATCAATACGCCGTATCGACTGCGGTCATCGTTTCGCACGAAGGGTGATCCGACCGAGCAAGATCCGAATGTGGGCTTCCGCTGCGCCCAGGATGTTCAGAAGCAGCCGTAGGCTTGTCTTGTCCCTGCCCGATCGCAGGCAACACCGCGAAAGCTCGGAGGTCGTCCTAGGGAAGGGTGCCGCATATCCGCGGCCGGAGCCAAGGGAGGAATCCGTGAAACAATACCGTGTGAAGCCCGACGGAAAACTTTCGCTCAAAGAATTGAATCCTGACGACACGGGCGACTACAAGAAGAGCGAACAAGGAAAAGCGAAGGCCAAAGCCGAAACAGCCAAGCTCATTGCCAGGCTCGATGGATTACAAGAACGATTGTATGCCGGCGCGACGCGATCGCTCCTGCTCGTGCTGCAGGGGATGGATACGAGCGGGAAGGATGGGACCATCAAGAGCGTTATGTCCGGTGTGAACCCGCAAGGTTGCAAAGTGGCGGCATTCAAGGCTCCGACCAAGGATGAACTGGCCCGCGATTTTCTGTGGCGTGTGCATCGCGAGGTGCCTCCCAAAGGCTACATCGGCATCTTTAACCGGTCGCACTATGAGGATGTGTTGATTACGCGGGTCCATGGGTGGGTGTCCGACAAAGTTGCCAAGCGTCGATTCGACCAAATCAAAGAATTCGAGGAACTGCTGACCGAAAGCGGGACGGCCGTGCTCAAGGTCTTCCTCCATATCTCGAAGGACGAACAGAAAGGACGACTGGAAGCCCGCATCGCCGATCCGGAGAAACGCTGGAAATGGAGTTCCGGCGATCTGGAGGAACGGAAGCTGTGGGATGAGTACCAAAAGGCCTTCGAAGAGGTCATGTCGGCGACCAGCACCGAGAGCGCGCCCTGGTACGTCGTGCCGGCGAATCGAAAGTGGTATCGCAACCTTATTGTGGCTGACCGTGTCGTGAACGCGTTGGAAGACATGAAACTCAAGATGCCTCCGGCACCGGATGGTGTGGATTTTACCAAGCTCAGGATCGTGTAGCGGGGTGTCAGGCCGACTGGGACCGGTCGGTGCCACGCGTCATGCTTCGTCGTGGGTGAGGCCTGAAAGGGGAAGCGCGGTATGAGCACCCCACTTCTCCTTCTTTATTCATGCTGAGGTGTTCCATGAATCGGATCGTTGGACAGAGGCGCGATCGCCTGTGCGATGGTATTCCCCGCTCGAGGACCTCGTGCTGGTTGGCAATCTGCGATGCGTTACGTCTCGGGGCTCGGAAGAGTGATGTGACTCTTGACAAGGTTTTCTAATAGGCGTAGTGAGGTCATTGCGGCCCATCTTTTAACGGAAGTTCGAGAGATCGGGTAGACCGCGCGGCTGCCATCCAGGTCTCTCGGTGACTTCACAGCGAGAGGAGGGTGGAAATGGACGACACGACGCCACCTGGCCCATCAGGCCCACCGATTCACGGGTGGGTTTCTCGTCGGTCTTGCTAGCCCGATTTTTCGCTGGCTGTGCAGAGCGGCACGGATGGTCACTCGTATGCGAGAGGCCAGAGCCATACAAGCGGAGAAACCTCGGGAGCAGGAGGAACACAGATACCCGGAATGACGAGGTCTTCCCCGACTGGAAACCTTGGACGACTTGTATCGTGTGGGTCTTCTGGGCCGCAACAACTGAGATCTTCATATTCCGGCGTCCTAAGCGCCGATCACGGGCGACCTCCCACCGCAGTGCAAGGTCGCCCGTGCTATGTGAGGAGCCTTGCGCAACGCCGATGGTTGCGTGGCCTTTCAGACAAGGTCCGGAAAGTCGGAGATGATCCCATCCACCCCGAGTATCTTCATCTTGCTGATTTGAGCGGGCTGATTGGCCGTGTAAGCGAACACGATCAGGCCGTCGTTGCGTAGAGCATTCACGAGTGGCTCAGTCACGGTATCGAGACGCAAACCTACGTGGGTGGCATGAAGTTTAGCGGCTGCGGCTCCTGGATTGGCTGGCAAACGCGTAAAGAGGATCATGGTTTGTGCGTGTGGATTCGCTCGTCGGACATGTTGGAGCTCTTCCTGTAGGAATGAAGCATAGATCACAGGTTGATTGAAACCGCTGCCACGGACGATCGCGCAGACATCATAGGCCGATCCCCCGGTCTTCAGCTCCAGAATCAGGCCGATTCGGCCGTTCGCGGCCTTGAGCACGTCGTCTAAGGTCGGAGGGCTTTCGCCGCCACCGGCATCCAGCATTCGAATAGCTGGTAGCGTCAGATCCGCAACACACCCGCGACCGTTCGTGGTGCGGTCGACCCGCTTGTCATGCAGAAGGACCAATTCGTCGTCGGACGTTCGTTGAATGTCCACCTCCGTCAAGGCGCACCGAAGCACGATCGCCTGCTCAATGGAGGCCAAGGTATTTTCCGGTGCGTGTCCGCAGGCGCCTCGATGTCCGATGCGGAGGATCGTGCTCGTAGGGGGTTCTTGTGTCATGGCTCTGTCCTACCACATTGCGCCATATCGCAGTGATGGAAAAGAAATCGAAAAGAGCCCTGTCGCTCGCAACTCGATGGTGCACCGGAAGACATCTATGCGCTGGAGTTCGAAGAACCGGCCCCTGATCACGCGGGCGTTCTGTTATGAAGAGCGCCCGCGATTCAAGATGCACGATCTGGCCGAGCTTGGCGGGGCGCCGGACGAGAGAGCGTAGTCAATCGTTTCCCCTTTCTCCACCTTGTTTCCCGACTGAGCGCACCTTTAGAATGTTTCATTGGATTTTCTCGCAAGGAGGACATTATGGCGCTTGCTGACAATAAATGTGTACCCTGTCGTGGCGGGGTGCCGCCGTTACCGAATGACCGCGCTGAGGCATTGCTGAAGGAACTCGGCCGTGGGTGGACGTTGAATGCCCAGGGTCATCTGGAGCGTCTCTACACGTTCAAGGATTTTGCGCAGGCGTTGGCCTATGTGAACAAGGTCGGAGCGATCGCAGAGGCGGAGGGCCATCATCCGGATCTCTATCTCGCCTGGGGCAAGTGCAAGGTTGAGATCTGGACACACAAGGTCGACGGCCTAACCGAAAGCGATTTCTATCTGGCGGCGAAGGCGGATCGTGAATTTGAGCCGTTCAAGGCAGGAGCC is a genomic window containing:
- a CDS encoding formylglycine-generating enzyme family protein, yielding MNVRRIVTAWATGVLTLFLQIGLAAATEGRTSKPESVPSTSLKPDFSALPAKPSSANGDHKTAEKSKPPANGGAAHQLALLHAVVPELIGKDGAPMVLVSAGEFVMGSDKGDEDEAPAHRVYLNAFYIDKFEVTNGRFAKYVEAIQSEPPWGFTDKETPVIHAERPVRWVNWMDAMGYCLWLGKRLPTEAEWEKAARGTDERTYPWGNDPPTPVHAVYGLKEGGAETVSVIGNHHMGQSPYGVQDLAGNLYEWVLDWYAEDFYSSFINSPAINPRGPSEGTTKVQRGGSYINTPYRLRSSFRTKGDPTEQDPNVGFRCAQDVQKQP
- a CDS encoding glycerophosphodiester phosphodiesterase, translated to MTQEPPTSTILRIGHRGACGHAPENTLASIEQAIVLRCALTEVDIQRTSDDELVLLHDKRVDRTTNGRGCVADLTLPAIRMLDAGGGESPPTLDDVLKAANGRIGLILELKTGGSAYDVCAIVRGSGFNQPVIYASFLQEELQHVRRANPHAQTMILFTRLPANPGAAAAKLHATHVGLRLDTVTEPLVNALRNDGLIVFAYTANQPAQISKMKILGVDGIISDFPDLV
- a CDS encoding polyphosphate kinase 2 family protein is translated as MKQYRVKPDGKLSLKELNPDDTGDYKKSEQGKAKAKAETAKLIARLDGLQERLYAGATRSLLLVLQGMDTSGKDGTIKSVMSGVNPQGCKVAAFKAPTKDELARDFLWRVHREVPPKGYIGIFNRSHYEDVLITRVHGWVSDKVAKRRFDQIKEFEELLTESGTAVLKVFLHISKDEQKGRLEARIADPEKRWKWSSGDLEERKLWDEYQKAFEEVMSATSTESAPWYVVPANRKWYRNLIVADRVVNALEDMKLKMPPAPDGVDFTKLRIV
- a CDS encoding 4a-hydroxytetrahydrobiopterin dehydratase, whose product is MALADNKCVPCRGGVPPLPNDRAEALLKELGRGWTLNAQGHLERLYTFKDFAQALAYVNKVGAIAEAEGHHPDLYLAWGKCKVEIWTHKVDGLTESDFYLAAKADREFEPFKAGA